A window of the Amycolatopsis solani genome harbors these coding sequences:
- a CDS encoding S9 family peptidase, translating into MERTLAAEDYRRAEQMLRPRRASLITGVAGPLTWSSRPDSFWYATSSADGPEHVLVDPVAGTRRPAFDHGRMAAALAAATGEPVEREALRLSLLDVESAAVVVESGGRRWRVSLEDYACTPAEAPVSAALGESRSPDGRWTVFVRDHNLWVRDETGAESPLTHDGSADNAYATETTFWQHRSIMRKAGAVAPPVVLWSPDGTKLVTHRIDEREVELLHLVESAPEGGGRPVSHAYRYAMAGEENQPMLHLVVVDLERRTVTPSDAEPFHASFRSPLAWDRAWLSADGGTLYYLDPGRFYLRLRLVAVDLATGGSRVVVEESGRTRVEPNQQIFQPPLVRTLANGDVLWYSQRDGWGHLYRYSASGVLVNQVTKGAWAVREIVHVDEDAGVVFFTAAGLVDADPYVRQLCRAELDGSGFTRLTDDLDDHVVLAAPSGRYLVDTASLSDRPPVAVVRDRTGRVVVELERADVSALERAGWTPPERFTVKAADGTTDIYGLLWRPYGFDPERRYPVLDRIYPGPHSQHAPPGFDNTGTGDFEAYAALGFAVVSVDGRGTPGRDKEFHDLSYGHIDDFGGLDDHVAAITELGRRYPWLDTGRVGITGNSAGGSASVRAVLAHPDFYRVAVGVSGCHDPRLQLPWWGEVYQGPYEPERYRRCVNAEFAGNLRGKLLLIHGELDDNALPYQTLGLVDALIAANKDFDLLMVPGAGHTMFHREAYVTRRKWDYFVRHLMDAVPPAGYELAEIPSGSLAWARSLSPKFDDPKRSVPR; encoded by the coding sequence ATGGAGCGCACCCTTGCCGCCGAGGACTACCGGCGGGCGGAGCAGATGCTGAGGCCGCGCCGGGCTTCGCTGATCACCGGCGTGGCCGGCCCGCTGACGTGGTCGTCCCGTCCGGATTCGTTCTGGTACGCGACTTCGAGCGCGGACGGCCCGGAGCACGTGCTGGTCGATCCGGTCGCGGGCACCCGGCGACCCGCCTTCGACCACGGCCGGATGGCCGCCGCGCTGGCGGCCGCGACCGGGGAACCGGTCGAGCGCGAGGCTCTGCGCTTGTCGCTGCTCGACGTCGAAAGCGCCGCCGTGGTCGTCGAATCCGGCGGCCGCCGGTGGCGGGTATCGCTCGAGGACTACGCGTGCACGCCCGCGGAAGCGCCGGTTTCTGCGGCCCTCGGGGAATCCCGCTCGCCGGACGGGCGGTGGACGGTCTTCGTCCGCGACCACAACCTGTGGGTGCGCGACGAAACGGGCGCCGAGTCACCGCTCACCCACGACGGCTCGGCCGACAACGCGTACGCCACCGAAACGACGTTCTGGCAGCACCGGTCGATCATGCGCAAGGCCGGCGCGGTCGCGCCCCCGGTGGTGCTGTGGAGCCCCGACGGGACGAAGCTGGTGACGCACCGGATCGACGAGCGCGAGGTCGAGCTGCTGCACCTGGTCGAGTCGGCGCCGGAAGGCGGCGGCCGCCCGGTTTCGCACGCCTACCGGTACGCCATGGCCGGCGAAGAGAACCAGCCGATGCTGCACCTGGTCGTCGTCGACCTGGAGCGTCGGACGGTGACGCCGTCGGACGCCGAGCCCTTCCACGCGTCGTTCCGCTCGCCGCTGGCGTGGGACCGGGCGTGGCTGTCGGCCGACGGCGGGACGCTCTACTACCTCGATCCCGGCCGGTTCTACCTGCGCCTGCGGCTGGTCGCGGTGGACCTCGCGACGGGCGGGTCCCGGGTGGTCGTCGAAGAAAGCGGCCGGACCCGGGTCGAGCCCAACCAGCAGATCTTCCAACCGCCCCTCGTGCGCACGCTGGCGAACGGGGACGTGCTCTGGTACTCGCAGCGCGACGGCTGGGGGCACCTCTACCGGTATTCCGCTTCGGGGGTCCTGGTCAACCAGGTGACGAAGGGTGCTTGGGCGGTAAGGGAAATCGTCCACGTCGACGAGGACGCCGGCGTCGTCTTCTTCACCGCGGCCGGCCTGGTCGACGCCGACCCGTACGTCCGGCAGCTGTGCCGGGCCGAGCTGGACGGCAGCGGGTTCACCCGGCTGACCGACGACCTCGACGACCACGTCGTGCTGGCCGCGCCGTCGGGCCGCTACCTGGTCGACACCGCGTCCCTGTCCGACCGGCCGCCGGTCGCGGTGGTGCGCGACCGGACCGGCCGGGTGGTGGTGGAGCTGGAGCGGGCCGACGTCTCCGCGCTCGAACGGGCCGGCTGGACACCCCCCGAGCGGTTCACGGTCAAGGCCGCCGACGGCACCACCGACATCTACGGCCTCCTGTGGCGCCCGTACGGGTTCGACCCGGAGCGGCGGTACCCGGTCCTCGACCGGATCTACCCCGGTCCGCATTCCCAGCACGCGCCGCCCGGGTTCGACAACACCGGCACCGGCGACTTCGAGGCGTACGCGGCCTTGGGGTTCGCCGTGGTCTCGGTGGACGGCCGCGGCACACCGGGCCGGGACAAGGAGTTCCACGACCTGTCCTACGGGCACATCGACGACTTCGGCGGGCTCGACGACCACGTGGCCGCCATCACCGAGCTCGGCAGGCGGTACCCGTGGCTGGACACCGGGCGCGTCGGGATCACCGGCAATTCCGCCGGCGGGTCCGCCTCCGTGCGCGCCGTGCTCGCGCACCCGGACTTCTACCGGGTCGCGGTCGGGGTGTCCGGGTGCCACGACCCGAGGCTGCAGCTGCCGTGGTGGGGCGAGGTGTACCAGGGCCCGTACGAACCGGAGCGCTACCGCCGGTGCGTCAACGCCGAATTCGCCGGGAACCTGCGCGGAAAACTCCTTCTGATCCACGGCGAGCTCGACGACAACGCGCTGCCGTACCAAACGCTGGGATTGGTTGACGCCTTGATCGCGGCGAACAAGGACTTCGATTTGCTGATGGTGCCCGGCGCCGGGCACACCATGTTCCACCGCGAGGCTTACGTCACCCGGCGGAAATGGGACTACTTCGTCCGCCACCTCATGGACGCCGTCCCGCCCGCCGGGTACGAGCTGGCCGAAATCCCGTCGGGATCGCTGGCGTGGGCCCGTTCACTGAGCCCGAAGTTTGACGATCCGAAGCGGAGCGTGCCAAGGTGA